One genomic region from Myxococcota bacterium encodes:
- a CDS encoding 2Fe-2S iron-sulfur cluster-binding protein: MDFEVSFPKLGRAIRVPSGTRLSEAVREAGLPLARACGQEGLCGRCGVEILAGGESLPQADAAEERTRERNRIDPNLRLACRLRVAGDLRISAPYW; this comes from the coding sequence ATGGATTTCGAGGTTTCCTTCCCGAAGCTGGGCCGCGCGATCCGGGTGCCGTCGGGCACACGGCTCTCCGAAGCGGTGCGCGAAGCGGGCCTGCCCCTCGCCCGTGCCTGCGGACAGGAAGGCCTCTGCGGTCGCTGCGGTGTCGAGATCCTGGCGGGCGGTGAATCGCTGCCGCAGGCCGATGCGGCCGAAGAGCGCACGCGGGAACGCAACCGCATCGACCCGAACCTACGGCTCGCCTGTCGTCTGCGCGTCGCGGGCGATCTGCGGATCTCGGCGCCCTATTGGTAG
- a CDS encoding molybdopterin-binding protein: MPTAGILVIGNEILSGKVVDTNSPYLCRELRALGVDVERIITIPDEIDVIAKYVKELSDAYDFVFTSGGIGPTHDDLTIEGVAAAFGRKVEHSDSIAARIERAMGEKPNASQLKMAQIPAGANLLDSGDLWFPLVVVDNVYIFPGIPELLRKKFESARSRFRGVPFVLKRVYVRQMESEIAEDLHDLLKEFPELHLGSYPRIQEESFRVMLTLESRDAGYVQRALDSLLGRLPESAIHRVE, encoded by the coding sequence ATGCCCACCGCCGGAATCCTCGTCATCGGCAACGAGATCCTCTCCGGGAAGGTCGTCGATACCAACTCACCGTATCTGTGCCGCGAGTTGCGGGCGCTGGGCGTCGACGTCGAACGCATCATCACGATCCCCGACGAGATCGACGTGATCGCGAAGTACGTGAAGGAGCTCTCCGACGCGTACGACTTCGTGTTCACCTCGGGCGGCATCGGCCCGACCCACGACGATCTCACCATCGAGGGAGTGGCCGCGGCCTTCGGTCGCAAGGTGGAGCACAGCGATTCGATCGCGGCACGCATCGAACGCGCGATGGGCGAGAAGCCGAACGCCAGTCAGCTCAAGATGGCGCAGATCCCGGCCGGCGCGAACCTGCTCGACTCGGGCGACTTGTGGTTCCCGCTGGTGGTCGTCGACAACGTCTACATCTTCCCGGGGATTCCCGAGCTTCTCCGCAAGAAGTTCGAGTCGGCGCGCAGTCGTTTCCGCGGTGTCCCCTTCGTGTTGAAGCGCGTGTACGTGCGCCAGATGGAGAGCGAGATCGCCGAGGATCTCCACGATCTGTTGAAGGAGTTTCCCGAACTCCATCTCGGCTCCTATCCGCGCATCCAGGAAGAGAGCTTCCGCGTCATGCTCACCCTCGAGTCCCGCGACGCCGGCTACGTGCAGCGCGCGCTCGACTCGCTGCTCGGACGGTTGCCCGAGAGCGCCATCCATCGGGTGGAGTGA
- a CDS encoding DUF4079 family protein, protein MTDPAASEIAARWGAYLHPAWMVIALGGCVAALRIGLGLRRAYQKRTAPPQGARALHLRIAKPAVVAVLIGAIGGPLSVWLFRDWTPMSTFHAVLGGTTAVLFGGAALQGRRLEQGDRSARNAHAWLGGGAVVLGLAAAIAGFVLLP, encoded by the coding sequence GTGACGGACCCGGCTGCCAGCGAGATCGCGGCGCGTTGGGGCGCCTACCTCCATCCGGCCTGGATGGTGATCGCGCTGGGCGGATGCGTCGCTGCACTGCGCATCGGCCTCGGCTTGCGGCGGGCGTATCAGAAGCGCACGGCCCCGCCTCAGGGAGCGCGCGCGTTGCATCTGCGGATCGCGAAGCCCGCGGTGGTGGCGGTGCTGATCGGTGCGATCGGCGGTCCGCTGTCGGTATGGCTCTTCCGTGACTGGACGCCGATGAGCACCTTCCACGCCGTGCTCGGCGGTACGACCGCGGTGCTCTTCGGCGGCGCGGCGCTCCAGGGGCGCCGGCTCGAGCAGGGCGATCGCAGCGCACGAAACGCCCACGCCTGGCTCGGGGGGGGTGCCGTCGTACTGGGGCTCGCCGCGGCGATCGCCGGCTTCGTGCTCTTGCCCTAG
- a CDS encoding SGNH/GDSL hydrolase family protein, producing the protein MAQPDRRNLAWIGGPLLALISLLVVTSIAEVVLRVQYARRLDRILARDPTRELCTEADTDLIYRYAPNRCGHNAAGYRDRERTLEKPEGRQRLVVLGDSVAVGSGVEVAERFDQATVDALARAGVAAEAVNLARTGYSTSQELFLLETEAYRYAPDLVVWSYVLNDPADPVHHNANGRLGRFYVRPRVHVWHALERLHFKLRERWAARGCDDEFHRLIHCAYADEVAASIARIGELAAQHATPTLFVIHPVLEADRELVDSSFAELHASLAAQAEAAGLAVVDLLPIYAAHGKEAVRQEVEGWFDPWHPNAEGHALAGEAIAAAATPLLRAQLADR; encoded by the coding sequence ATGGCGCAGCCCGACCGCCGCAACCTCGCCTGGATCGGCGGCCCGCTGCTGGCCCTCATCTCTCTGCTGGTGGTGACGAGCATCGCCGAAGTGGTGCTGCGGGTGCAGTATGCGCGGCGCCTGGACCGCATCCTCGCGCGCGACCCGACGCGCGAGCTCTGCACCGAGGCCGACACGGACCTCATCTATCGCTACGCGCCGAACCGCTGCGGCCACAACGCCGCCGGTTATCGGGACCGCGAGCGAACGCTGGAGAAGCCCGAAGGCCGGCAACGCCTGGTCGTGCTCGGCGACTCGGTGGCCGTCGGCTCGGGCGTCGAGGTGGCCGAGCGCTTCGACCAGGCCACCGTCGATGCCCTGGCGCGCGCGGGCGTCGCGGCGGAAGCCGTCAACCTGGCGCGCACGGGCTACTCGACCTCGCAAGAGCTGTTCCTGTTGGAGACCGAGGCGTACCGCTACGCGCCCGATCTGGTCGTATGGAGCTACGTCCTCAACGATCCGGCGGACCCGGTGCACCACAACGCCAACGGACGCCTGGGTCGCTTCTACGTGCGGCCCCGGGTCCACGTCTGGCACGCCCTCGAGCGACTCCACTTCAAGTTGCGCGAGCGGTGGGCGGCGCGCGGCTGCGACGACGAGTTCCATCGGCTGATCCATTGCGCGTACGCCGACGAGGTCGCCGCGTCGATCGCGCGAATCGGCGAACTCGCTGCCCAGCACGCCACCCCCACCCTTTTCGTGATTCACCCGGTGCTCGAAGCCGACCGCGAGCTCGTGGACTCGTCCTTCGCGGAGCTTCACGCGTCGCTCGCCGCACAAGCCGAGGCTGCCGGACTCGCGGTCGTCGACCTGCTGCCGATCTACGCGGCGCACGGGAAGGAAGCGGTCCGCCAGGAGGTCGAGGGGTGGTTCGATCCCTGGCACCCGAACGCCGAGGGGCATGCGCTGGCCGGAGAAGCGATCGCGGCGGCCGCGACGCCCCTGCTGCGGGCCCAGCTCGCCGACCGCTAG
- a CDS encoding cytochrome P450, protein MKTLVDVEKGEIHNMDPEFARCPHAAYAQVREQCPVGRSSFNGAVILARYEDVAWALRQPELFSSKMDFKVLLGNERPMIPQQVDPPEQTRYRRLLDPHFSRKKMEKLAPQIRDHANQLIDGFIDDGGCEFDAAFAIPLPCTAFLALFGLPASELQSFLEMKDGIIRPQNLVPEGGDTSFEAMTEARRATGRRIYAYFQDEIETRRRRPGDGLLEQLLVAEIEGEKLDENEILDICFLLLLAGLDTVTATLGCNIAYLAANPEERRLLAQDTPVVPGAVEELLRWETPVTSVPRIATQDVAVGDVTIREGELVSLMLGAANTDGAHFSEADTVDFGRERNLHLAFGGGPHRCLGSHLARMELRVAMEEWHRRLPDYEVAPGKTPRYSPGIREVMYLPLVWNR, encoded by the coding sequence ATGAAGACACTCGTCGACGTCGAGAAGGGCGAGATCCACAACATGGATCCCGAGTTCGCGCGTTGCCCCCATGCGGCCTACGCCCAGGTGCGCGAGCAGTGCCCCGTCGGTCGGTCGTCGTTCAACGGCGCGGTGATTCTGGCGCGTTACGAAGACGTGGCCTGGGCGCTACGCCAACCGGAGCTCTTCTCGTCGAAGATGGACTTCAAGGTGCTGCTCGGAAACGAGCGCCCCATGATTCCGCAGCAGGTCGATCCACCCGAGCAGACCCGCTACCGCCGGCTGCTCGACCCTCACTTCTCCCGCAAGAAGATGGAGAAGCTCGCCCCGCAGATCCGTGATCACGCCAATCAATTGATCGACGGCTTCATCGACGACGGTGGCTGCGAGTTCGACGCAGCCTTCGCCATCCCGCTGCCGTGCACCGCGTTCCTCGCGCTCTTTGGTCTGCCCGCGTCCGAGCTCCAGAGCTTCCTCGAGATGAAGGACGGCATCATCCGGCCCCAGAATCTCGTGCCCGAGGGCGGCGATACCTCCTTCGAGGCCATGACCGAAGCGCGTCGCGCGACGGGCCGCCGCATCTACGCCTACTTCCAGGACGAGATCGAGACGCGTCGCAGGCGTCCCGGAGACGGGCTCCTCGAGCAGCTGCTGGTCGCCGAGATCGAGGGCGAGAAGCTCGACGAGAACGAGATCCTCGACATCTGCTTCCTGCTGCTCCTGGCCGGGCTCGACACGGTCACCGCGACCCTCGGCTGCAACATCGCGTACCTGGCGGCAAACCCGGAAGAGCGCCGCCTCCTGGCCCAGGACACGCCGGTCGTGCCCGGCGCGGTCGAAGAGCTGCTGCGGTGGGAGACGCCGGTGACGAGCGTCCCCCGCATCGCCACCCAGGACGTCGCCGTCGGCGACGTCACGATCCGCGAGGGCGAGCTCGTGAGCCTGATGCTCGGCGCCGCGAACACCGACGGCGCGCACTTCAGCGAGGCGGACACCGTCGATTTCGGCCGCGAGCGGAACCTGCATCTGGCCTTTGGCGGCGGTCCCCACCGCTGCCTCGGATCCCACCTGGCGCGCATGGAGCTGCGCGTCGCGATGGAGGAATGGCATCGCCGCCTGCCCGACTACGAAGTCGCTCCCGGCAAAACGCCGCGCTACTCGCCGGGCATTCGCGAGGTGATGTACCTGCCACTCGTCTGGAACCGCTGA
- a CDS encoding ferredoxin, with amino-acid sequence MAPRVRFDAARCVGHGRCYVLAPEVFGEDEAGHCVVLEPAPSGALVDAARLGASNCPEDALAVEDGEGSDPA; translated from the coding sequence ATGGCCCCGCGCGTGCGCTTCGATGCGGCCAGATGCGTCGGGCACGGTCGCTGCTACGTGCTGGCGCCCGAGGTCTTCGGCGAAGACGAGGCGGGCCACTGCGTGGTGCTCGAGCCGGCGCCTTCCGGCGCGCTCGTCGACGCGGCGCGACTCGGTGCTTCGAACTGTCCCGAGGACGCCCTCGCCGTCGAAGACGGCGAGGGGTCGGATCCTGCCTAG
- a CDS encoding wax ester/triacylglycerol synthase family O-acyltransferase produces the protein MPARTVNQLSDGDAIFLSMETSNSAGHVGAVMVLDPTTSPGFGFERLREHVARRLSLVPRFGWKLRRTLFDHDRPYWVEAGDYDPRDHVVRTAVPAPGNDRQLAALTARLHAQPLDPTRPLWEIWIIEGLADGRIGMYMKTHHALVDGSGGAGLMAVLADLSPEPSETPFVPDAYVETAPATPSALEIASRSLRNAASRPGRFFDHLGRGVRSLARRSPAQQTEVPKLFFNEPISRRRGFATARIDFERVRDLKKHFDVTVNDVVLTLVGSAMSRWLRERGEQPEASLVAMCPVSTREGDSMGNQITSMAVPLATDVSDPAARLCHVHENARAAKEEVADGTHFDWTAALGESMAPAFTQLVVRAAYSAADSAPLPGNFVVSNVRATPTPLYLDGARVESMMPMSILAVGQGLNVTVVSYTDHIDVGILVDPDLVPDAWEFAAQFDRALEELELAAEGVVYRAA, from the coding sequence ATGCCGGCACGTACCGTGAATCAGCTCAGCGATGGCGACGCCATCTTCCTGTCGATGGAGACCTCGAATTCCGCGGGCCACGTGGGCGCCGTGATGGTGCTCGACCCGACCACCAGCCCCGGGTTCGGCTTCGAGCGCCTGCGCGAGCACGTCGCACGCCGCCTTTCGCTGGTGCCGCGCTTCGGTTGGAAGCTGCGCCGCACCCTCTTCGACCACGACCGCCCGTACTGGGTCGAGGCCGGGGACTACGACCCGCGCGACCACGTCGTGCGCACAGCCGTCCCCGCGCCGGGGAACGATCGCCAGCTCGCCGCGCTCACCGCGCGGCTCCACGCCCAGCCCCTCGACCCGACGCGACCGCTCTGGGAGATCTGGATCATCGAGGGCCTCGCCGACGGGCGCATCGGCATGTACATGAAGACCCACCACGCACTGGTGGACGGCTCCGGCGGTGCCGGGCTGATGGCCGTGCTGGCCGACCTCTCCCCCGAGCCGTCGGAGACGCCCTTCGTCCCCGACGCCTACGTCGAAACCGCACCGGCCACGCCGAGCGCGCTGGAGATCGCGTCGCGCTCGCTGCGCAACGCGGCGAGCCGCCCCGGTCGATTCTTCGACCACCTGGGACGCGGCGTGCGTTCGCTCGCGCGACGCAGCCCCGCCCAGCAGACCGAAGTACCGAAGCTCTTCTTCAACGAGCCGATCAGCCGACGCCGCGGCTTCGCCACCGCCCGCATCGACTTCGAGCGCGTCCGCGACCTGAAGAAGCACTTCGACGTCACGGTGAACGACGTGGTGCTCACCCTGGTCGGCTCGGCGATGAGCCGCTGGCTACGCGAGCGCGGTGAGCAGCCCGAGGCCTCGCTGGTGGCGATGTGCCCGGTCTCGACCCGCGAGGGCGACAGCATGGGCAACCAGATCACGAGCATGGCCGTGCCCCTCGCCACCGACGTCTCCGATCCGGCCGCGCGACTCTGCCACGTGCACGAGAACGCTCGCGCCGCGAAGGAAGAGGTCGCCGACGGTACCCACTTCGACTGGACCGCGGCACTCGGCGAGTCCATGGCGCCCGCCTTCACCCAGCTGGTGGTGCGCGCGGCCTACTCGGCGGCAGACTCCGCACCGCTGCCGGGGAACTTCGTCGTATCGAACGTGCGCGCCACGCCCACGCCGCTCTACCTGGACGGCGCGCGGGTCGAGTCGATGATGCCGATGTCGATCCTGGCCGTGGGCCAGGGCCTGAACGTCACCGTGGTCAGCTACACCGACCACATCGATGTCGGCATCCTCGTCGATCCCGACCTCGTGCCCGACGCCTGGGAGTTCGCCGCCCAGTTCGATCGCGCGCTCGAAGAGCTCGAGCTCGCCGCCGAGGGCGTGGTCTACCGCGCCGCCTAG
- a CDS encoding TetR/AcrR family transcriptional regulator translates to MPRSTKKSNLVEARARMYRELVFDCAERVFAEDGFAASSMQDLAAEAGISLKTLYAAFPGKDDIYRAILAERGAGLLAEVRAAAQQEGNALERLHAGIRGIVGYLIEHESFFRILLQEGHAWGLDPQSKDAKEAWSGGLLSVRELIEDGVRSGEFLPCDPDLLAPTVNAVLQVQLAGLIARGDEPDADAIAAEILQSMARLLCGEDRAVTDAA, encoded by the coding sequence TTGCCCCGATCCACGAAGAAATCGAACCTCGTCGAAGCCCGCGCCCGCATGTACCGGGAGCTCGTCTTCGACTGCGCCGAGCGTGTCTTCGCCGAAGACGGCTTCGCCGCCAGCTCGATGCAGGACCTCGCCGCCGAGGCCGGGATCTCGCTGAAGACGCTCTACGCCGCCTTCCCCGGAAAGGACGACATCTACCGCGCGATCCTCGCCGAGCGCGGGGCCGGCCTCCTCGCCGAGGTCCGGGCGGCGGCGCAGCAGGAGGGCAACGCCCTCGAGCGTCTTCACGCCGGGATCCGCGGGATCGTGGGCTACCTGATCGAGCACGAGTCCTTCTTCCGGATCCTGCTCCAGGAAGGTCACGCCTGGGGTCTCGACCCCCAGAGCAAGGACGCGAAGGAAGCCTGGAGTGGCGGTCTCCTCTCGGTGCGCGAGCTGATCGAAGACGGGGTGCGCTCCGGCGAGTTCCTGCCCTGCGATCCCGACCTGCTCGCGCCCACCGTGAACGCGGTGCTCCAGGTACAGCTCGCCGGCTTGATCGCGCGCGGTGACGAGCCCGACGCCGATGCGATCGCGGCGGAGATCCTGCAGAGCATGGCGCGCCTGCTGTGTGGAGAGGACCGCGCCGTCACCGACGCGGCCTAG
- a CDS encoding cytochrome P450: MSDDHPTEARAIDLLDHHLYEGDPQETYTWLRNEAPVYWDATNELWGISRHADIVSMSRDPGRFSSGEGSRPNTPGSGSMIDSDDPKHLAYRRLFSKQITPRAVRKLEPKVRAFVDDLFVKIEGQPEFDLVKSLAIPLPVRVILHALGLPDAEWPRFAEIAEITMGAGGGPRYLSDEVIQVAGAYFGEAAGVVAERREHPAEDWFSVMTAAAAEGPAARSDMELASESLLFLNGGSDTTRHVIAGGSLALLEHPDQLARLRAEPELLPTAIEEMVRWVTPLLNMRRTATEDVSLHGRTIRKGEQVLLMYSAANRDERVFDDPQRFDITRDPNPHIAFGIGAHFCMGANIARMELRCMFEAILERLPGLRRATEGPLPMSAPAFACGLKTLPVRVDG; this comes from the coding sequence ATGTCCGACGACCACCCGACCGAAGCGCGCGCCATCGACCTCCTCGATCACCATCTCTACGAGGGCGATCCGCAGGAGACCTACACCTGGCTCCGCAACGAAGCGCCCGTGTACTGGGACGCCACCAACGAGCTCTGGGGTATCTCCCGCCACGCGGACATCGTGTCGATGTCGCGCGATCCGGGGCGCTTCTCGAGCGGGGAAGGCTCGCGACCCAACACGCCGGGCAGCGGCTCGATGATCGACAGCGACGATCCGAAGCACCTGGCCTATCGACGGCTCTTCTCGAAACAGATCACGCCGCGCGCCGTGCGCAAGCTCGAGCCGAAGGTGCGTGCGTTCGTCGACGATCTGTTCGTGAAGATCGAGGGACAGCCCGAGTTCGACCTGGTGAAGTCGCTCGCGATCCCGCTCCCGGTGCGCGTGATCCTCCACGCGCTGGGCCTGCCCGACGCGGAGTGGCCGCGCTTCGCAGAGATCGCCGAGATCACGATGGGAGCCGGAGGTGGACCCCGCTACCTCAGCGACGAGGTGATCCAGGTGGCCGGCGCCTACTTCGGCGAGGCGGCGGGCGTCGTGGCCGAGCGTCGCGAGCACCCGGCGGAGGACTGGTTCAGCGTGATGACGGCCGCCGCCGCCGAAGGGCCGGCCGCGCGCAGCGACATGGAGCTCGCCTCCGAGTCCCTGCTCTTCTTGAACGGCGGGAGTGATACGACCCGGCACGTGATCGCCGGCGGCTCCCTCGCGCTCCTTGAGCACCCCGACCAGCTGGCGCGCCTGCGCGCCGAACCCGAGCTCCTGCCCACGGCCATCGAAGAGATGGTGCGCTGGGTGACGCCGCTCCTGAACATGCGCCGCACCGCCACCGAAGACGTGAGCCTCCACGGCCGCACGATCCGCAAGGGGGAGCAGGTGCTCCTGATGTACAGCGCCGCCAACCGCGACGAGCGCGTCTTCGACGATCCCCAGCGCTTCGACATCACGCGCGACCCGAACCCGCACATCGCCTTCGGGATCGGTGCTCACTTCTGCATGGGTGCCAACATCGCGCGCATGGAGCTGCGCTGCATGTTCGAGGCGATCCTCGAGCGGCTGCCCGGGTTGCGCCGCGCGACCGAAGGGCCGCTGCCGATGTCGGCGCCGGCCTTCGCCTGCGGCTTGAAGACCCTGCCCGTCCGCGTCGACGGCTAG